A stretch of Roseovarius sp. M141 DNA encodes these proteins:
- a CDS encoding DUF1254 domain-containing protein, whose translation METALCLRNVGKHVGQSSLRFEYALRRSKAGEDQMRYTRKFYSYAVGAGLAVGSLVSGLGPAVAQSELSTEEAAAIAEEAAIYSLPMLMNYSVLYQFAVDESSSQYKAPFNQIDNKASLASPADTAIVTPNSDTAYSFVWMDLRAEPIVLCVPEIEKSRYYSVQLVSLYTYNFDYIGSRATGNGAGCYAIAGPNWSGEKPDGIEKIIQSGTEFAFANFRTQVFGPSDLANVSAIQSKYSVATLSEHMNTEAPASAPAVAWPKFDEKMAKSDPFSYLSFILQFAPAIGDAEVEKPLREKFAKIGIEAGKPFPSVPLSDELKAAITKGALAGAEKVQAKKSDIGQVINGWQVSQGLFGDRKMLKGDYLLRGAAALVGLYGNDSAEAFYPLTRIDAAGNELDGSKHKYTLAFPADGFPPVNAFWSVTMYDGKTQLLIKNPINRYLINSPMLPDLKKNEDGSLTLNIQHEEPTDAKAKANWLPAPNGPIYIVMRLYWPEKAALDGSWAPPAINLDQ comes from the coding sequence ATGGAGACGGCACTTTGCCTGAGGAATGTTGGAAAACATGTTGGCCAGTCGTCGCTTAGGTTTGAATATGCGCTGCGGCGCTCAAAAGCTGGAGAAGATCAGATGCGTTACACTCGAAAGTTCTATTCCTATGCAGTCGGCGCGGGCCTCGCGGTCGGCAGCCTTGTTAGCGGTCTTGGTCCTGCAGTTGCACAGTCTGAGTTATCGACGGAGGAAGCAGCCGCCATCGCCGAGGAGGCCGCGATCTACAGTCTGCCGATGCTGATGAATTACAGCGTACTCTATCAATTCGCGGTTGATGAATCGAGCAGCCAGTACAAGGCGCCGTTCAATCAGATCGACAATAAGGCGAGCCTTGCCTCGCCTGCCGACACGGCCATCGTAACGCCCAACAGCGACACTGCGTATTCCTTTGTCTGGATGGATTTGCGCGCGGAACCGATCGTACTTTGCGTGCCTGAAATTGAGAAATCGCGCTACTATTCCGTCCAGCTTGTCTCTCTCTACACATACAATTTTGATTACATCGGCAGTCGCGCTACCGGCAACGGCGCCGGCTGCTACGCGATTGCAGGACCGAACTGGAGCGGTGAAAAGCCGGACGGGATCGAGAAAATCATCCAGTCCGGCACTGAATTTGCCTTTGCAAACTTTAGAACGCAGGTATTCGGACCCTCGGATCTGGCCAACGTCAGTGCGATACAGTCCAAATATTCAGTTGCGACCCTGTCCGAGCACATGAACACGGAGGCACCAGCATCGGCCCCCGCGGTGGCGTGGCCCAAGTTCGATGAAAAAATGGCGAAAAGCGACCCGTTTAGCTATCTGTCCTTTATTCTACAATTCGCACCTGCGATCGGCGATGCAGAAGTTGAGAAACCACTGCGCGAAAAATTTGCCAAGATCGGCATCGAAGCGGGCAAGCCGTTCCCCTCGGTTCCACTGTCGGATGAACTGAAGGCCGCGATCACCAAAGGCGCATTGGCCGGTGCCGAAAAGGTGCAGGCGAAGAAGTCGGACATCGGCCAAGTGATAAATGGTTGGCAAGTATCGCAGGGCCTCTTCGGTGATCGCAAGATGTTGAAAGGCGACTACCTGCTTCGAGGAGCGGCGGCCCTTGTCGGCCTCTATGGCAATGATTCGGCAGAGGCGTTCTATCCCCTCACCCGCATAGACGCGGCTGGAAATGAACTCGACGGCAGCAAGCACAAGTATACGCTGGCTTTTCCGGCCGACGGCTTTCCTCCTGTCAACGCGTTTTGGTCAGTAACGATGTACGATGGAAAGACCCAGCTGTTGATCAAGAACCCGATCAATCGCTACTTGATCAATTCGCCCATGCTGCCTGACTTGAAGAAAAATGAAGATGGATCTCTGACGCTCAATATTCAGCATGAGGAACCGACGGATGCTAAGGCGAAGGCCAATTGGCTCCCTGCGCCGAACGGCCCGATTTATATTGTAATGCGTCTGTACTGGCCAGAGAAAGCAGCGCTAGACGGCAGTTGGGCACCGCCTGCAATTAACCTTGACCAGTGA
- a CDS encoding DUF1214 domain-containing protein: MAGYVEKGAFGKLLHIRNMVNADDQIVIRSNVDTLYSFVIVDLTTPVTIYMPEPDKRFQSLECLSEQHSIQPTQYGPGYFEYTREEIGTRYAFCIVRTFADPNNADDMKTAHALQDKIKLEQAHKGEFNVPTWDQKSLDDVRGLLQKIAQTRASTRGYFGIKEDLNQLYWTLGAAAGWGGNPAEAAVYSVGLVEKNDGKTNYVLNIPKDVPVDAFWSVTLYTADGYLPKNKSGIYAYNNVTAKPNDDGSFTINFGGEGPNSFELAEGWNYLVRMYQPKKVLLDGHWRFPEAVPAK; the protein is encoded by the coding sequence ATGGCGGGCTATGTTGAGAAAGGGGCGTTCGGCAAGCTTCTGCATATCCGCAATATGGTCAATGCAGACGATCAGATCGTGATCCGGTCCAACGTCGACACGCTCTACTCCTTTGTGATCGTCGATTTGACGACGCCGGTAACGATTTACATGCCCGAGCCGGACAAGCGGTTCCAGTCATTGGAATGCCTGAGCGAGCAACACTCGATTCAGCCGACGCAGTATGGCCCCGGCTACTTTGAATACACGAGGGAAGAGATCGGCACGCGATACGCCTTCTGTATCGTGCGAACGTTTGCCGATCCCAACAACGCCGACGACATGAAAACCGCGCATGCGCTTCAGGACAAAATCAAGCTGGAACAGGCCCACAAGGGTGAGTTCAATGTTCCGACCTGGGATCAGAAGAGCCTCGATGACGTACGAGGGTTGCTGCAGAAAATTGCCCAGACCAGAGCCAGCACGCGCGGTTACTTTGGCATCAAGGAAGATCTGAATCAGCTTTACTGGACATTGGGAGCAGCGGCAGGTTGGGGCGGCAATCCGGCGGAAGCTGCAGTTTACTCCGTGGGTCTGGTAGAGAAAAACGACGGCAAAACGAATTATGTCCTCAACATACCCAAGGACGTGCCGGTGGATGCCTTCTGGTCGGTGACGCTTTACACCGCAGACGGATATTTGCCGAAGAACAAAAGTGGGATTTACGCCTACAACAACGTCACCGCCAAGCCCAACGACGACGGGTCGTTCACGATCAACTTCGGCGGCGAAGGCCCGAACAGTTTTGAGCTCGCGGAAGGCTGGAATTATCTTGTGCGCATGTATCAGCCCAAAAAAGTGCTGCTCGACGGTCACTGGCGTTTTCCTGAAGCGGTCCCCGCAAAGTAG
- a CDS encoding ImuA family protein, translated as MSSDFFNSFPLRNARVHETNGPSAFGFAAIAAAQRAGDLMWVREAWRGDILHPVGLASIFEPERLLAAQTSHQTDSLAVAEEALKDGALALVVIEITRPLNLREGRRLQLAAKAGNTVGLCLIPEGMGSNAAETRWRATPVFDAESEDSTLMRWEIIKNKSGTIGAWDVRWDREMRRLHVVSPLGQRAGSQDVAG; from the coding sequence ATGTCGTCTGATTTCTTCAACAGTTTTCCCTTGCGGAATGCGCGTGTTCACGAGACCAATGGTCCGAGCGCGTTTGGCTTCGCCGCTATTGCCGCCGCGCAGAGGGCCGGTGATCTCATGTGGGTGCGTGAGGCGTGGCGCGGGGATATATTGCACCCTGTCGGCCTTGCCTCCATCTTTGAACCCGAAAGGCTTCTGGCTGCACAAACGAGTCATCAGACCGACAGCCTCGCCGTAGCCGAAGAGGCGCTCAAGGATGGCGCGCTGGCGCTTGTCGTCATCGAGATCACGCGCCCCCTCAATCTGCGCGAAGGACGACGATTACAGCTTGCCGCCAAGGCGGGGAACACGGTTGGGCTATGCCTGATTCCCGAAGGCATGGGCAGCAACGCAGCCGAAACCCGGTGGCGGGCCACCCCGGTGTTTGATGCTGAAAGTGAGGACTCGACTCTGATGCGATGGGAAATTATTAAGAACAAATCAGGAACAATCGGGGCTTGGGATGTTCGCTGGGATCGAGAAATGCGTCGTCTCCATGTGGTTTCCCCGCTTGGCCAGCGAGCGGGCTCTCAGGACGTGGCCGGTTGA
- a CDS encoding DNA polymerase Y family protein: MFAGIEKCVVSMWFPRLASERALRTWPVDAPFALTLRQNNTEQVYCLNTQAERQRLHRGMSFADARAFCPDLVSRPARPDLDARFLSALRRWATRYCPWVGRDGTDGLVLDVTGSTHLWGSEADMLEDMRTRAGRAGLTVRLGLANTRGAAWALAHYGDGATLAQETHKALAHLPVAALRLDEAMSTALQRLGLRTIGDLCATARAPLARRFGPKLMLRLDHALGHSPETVNPEADPPHYGVRLTFPEPIGLMADVMAATSRLLGPLCHKLKTHEAGARALTLTLRRVDQGSQQVELRLAAAMRNPRRILPLFERGLSEVDAGFGIDQMRLVAGVVEPLPVQQIGAVSAKSSSPDRLNDLITRIGTRIGLENVQRFLPADSHIPERSFIIAPAAYSTAQGGWSVARPRPLRLFPPEPIAGTGPRPPERFRWRRMALATARATGPERIAPEWWLDDEGWRSGMRDYWHVETRQGRRLWLYYTPQNPGWFVQGEFA, encoded by the coding sequence ATGTTCGCTGGGATCGAGAAATGCGTCGTCTCCATGTGGTTTCCCCGCTTGGCCAGCGAGCGGGCTCTCAGGACGTGGCCGGTTGATGCGCCTTTTGCGCTGACGCTCAGGCAAAACAATACCGAGCAGGTTTATTGCCTCAACACACAGGCCGAACGGCAGCGGCTGCATCGCGGGATGAGCTTTGCGGATGCGCGTGCCTTTTGCCCCGATCTGGTAAGCCGCCCCGCGCGCCCCGATCTTGATGCGCGATTCCTTTCTGCGCTGCGCCGTTGGGCCACGCGCTATTGTCCTTGGGTTGGGCGCGATGGAACGGACGGGCTGGTGCTTGATGTTACCGGCTCCACGCATCTTTGGGGCAGTGAAGCAGATATGCTGGAAGACATGCGCACGCGCGCCGGGCGCGCAGGGCTGACGGTGCGGCTGGGTCTGGCAAACACACGCGGCGCGGCATGGGCGCTGGCGCATTACGGCGATGGTGCCACCTTGGCGCAAGAGACGCATAAGGCGCTCGCACACCTGCCGGTGGCGGCGCTGCGGCTGGATGAGGCTATGAGCACAGCTTTGCAACGGCTGGGCCTGAGAACCATCGGCGATCTTTGCGCCACTGCCCGCGCGCCGCTTGCCCGGCGGTTTGGGCCGAAACTGATGCTGCGTCTCGATCATGCGCTGGGGCACAGCCCGGAAACGGTCAACCCCGAAGCCGATCCGCCCCATTATGGCGTGCGCCTGACATTTCCCGAACCCATCGGCCTCATGGCGGATGTGATGGCGGCCACCTCCCGGCTGCTCGGCCCGCTATGCCACAAGCTAAAGACACATGAGGCAGGCGCGCGCGCGCTGACCCTGACACTGCGGCGCGTCGATCAGGGCAGCCAGCAGGTCGAATTGCGTCTTGCCGCGGCGATGCGCAATCCCCGGCGTATTTTGCCCCTGTTCGAGCGCGGCCTGAGTGAGGTGGATGCCGGCTTTGGCATCGACCAGATGCGACTGGTGGCCGGGGTGGTCGAACCGCTACCGGTGCAACAGATCGGCGCAGTCTCGGCCAAATCGTCCAGCCCTGACCGGCTGAACGATCTGATCACGCGTATTGGCACACGGATCGGGCTTGAGAACGTGCAGCGGTTCCTTCCCGCCGACAGTCACATCCCCGAGCGCAGCTTTATCATCGCGCCTGCGGCCTACAGCACAGCCCAAGGCGGTTGGTCCGTCGCGCGGCCACGTCCTTTACGCCTTTTCCCGCCCGAACCTATTGCAGGGACAGGTCCGCGCCCGCCCGAGCGTTTTCGCTGGCGGCGTATGGCGCTTGCGACTGCGCGCGCCACAGGGCCTGAGCGCATCGCGCCGGAATGGTGGCTCGACGACGAGGGCTGGCGCTCGGGCATGCGGGATTACTGGCATGTGGAAACACGGCAGGGCCGCCGCCTTTGGCTGTATTACACACCGCAAAACCCCGGCTGGTTCGTGCAGGGAGAATTCGCATGA
- a CDS encoding permease, with translation MSVSEFIQIARPRAKHIYVLLAATLAALIIWKPGFALDTAQFVVLGMTHVTPLVIPGILLAGWITASGASDRIATVFHGRTIQTVLGATIVGALLPVCGITVLPLMAGLLAAGVPLAPVMSFWLASPITGPAMLSATVATLGWEFAIGKALAAIGLGLFGGAMTALFASRPWAKSPLRSNRIVGSLGGQCGTCDEKTRNFDARVWREPSRRARFMRECWSITRLILLVLTPAFAAEFLLNAWLEPGAVAAYVGRDSALAVPLAVIVGGPAYIDGYAALPLTRALLEHGMSSGAAMAFLVSGGVVSIWGAMAIFPVLKLKPFLLYLALAAVGSMVSGWAFGATY, from the coding sequence ATGTCAGTTTCAGAATTCATTCAGATAGCCCGCCCCAGAGCAAAGCATATCTATGTTCTGTTGGCGGCCACCCTCGCCGCACTGATTATCTGGAAGCCCGGATTTGCACTCGATACGGCGCAATTCGTGGTTCTCGGTATGACCCATGTTACCCCGCTCGTCATTCCCGGGATTCTGCTCGCCGGCTGGATCACAGCCAGCGGCGCAAGCGACCGAATCGCGACCGTGTTTCATGGCCGGACGATACAGACCGTGCTGGGGGCCACCATCGTTGGCGCATTGCTTCCGGTCTGCGGCATTACTGTCCTGCCGCTGATGGCCGGGTTGCTGGCCGCTGGGGTTCCGTTGGCACCGGTCATGTCATTTTGGCTTGCCTCACCGATTACGGGACCAGCAATGCTTTCGGCTACTGTCGCGACACTCGGATGGGAATTCGCAATTGGCAAAGCATTGGCAGCCATCGGGTTGGGGCTGTTCGGCGGGGCCATGACAGCTTTGTTTGCAAGCCGCCCGTGGGCCAAGTCACCGCTACGATCTAATCGGATTGTAGGTTCGCTTGGCGGCCAATGCGGCACATGCGACGAGAAAACGCGGAATTTCGATGCACGGGTTTGGCGAGAACCGTCCCGACGGGCACGGTTCATGCGTGAATGCTGGTCGATCACACGCTTGATCCTGCTGGTTCTGACGCCTGCCTTCGCGGCGGAATTCCTCCTGAACGCCTGGCTGGAACCTGGTGCTGTGGCCGCCTATGTCGGTCGCGATAGCGCCCTCGCAGTGCCGCTTGCGGTCATCGTCGGTGGCCCGGCTTATATCGATGGATACGCCGCGCTTCCCTTGACGCGGGCGCTTTTGGAACACGGAATGTCATCCGGTGCGGCCATGGCCTTTCTCGTATCAGGTGGGGTTGTCAGCATCTGGGGCGCAATGGCAATCTTCCCAGTGCTGAAACTGAAACCGTTCCTGCTCTACCTCGCATTGGCTGCGGTTGGATCAATGGTCTCAGGATGGGCGTTCGGAGCAACCTACTAA
- a CDS encoding LysR family transcriptional regulator, with product MTHLNSDHLRTFLAIQEAGSVTGGAERIGRSQSATSLQIRLLEEVIGQPLFRRHGRGVSLTVVGEKLHPVARNVIQSLDTTLSELRGGGLKGKLRIGMPDDHSRSELANIVSTFAALHPEVEMEVHCALGAGFGAALKSGALDLAVHEVPDPDDSDEILREDHLIWMCSRKHDASASEVLPVAVFDRDCWWRDLALSGLEEVGRRYHVIFTSESAVGVRAAVQAGIAAGLLSASEDVEGLRPLPEISTRYPTYLVLQKARGAKGPICEAMCEAIRKAFAI from the coding sequence ATGACCCACCTCAACAGCGATCATCTCCGCACGTTTCTTGCGATACAGGAGGCTGGAAGCGTGACCGGTGGCGCTGAGCGGATTGGACGGTCACAGTCCGCAACAAGCCTTCAGATCAGGCTACTTGAGGAGGTCATCGGACAACCTCTGTTCCGCAGACATGGCCGCGGTGTGTCTCTGACGGTGGTTGGCGAGAAACTGCACCCGGTTGCCCGAAATGTAATTCAGTCTCTCGACACGACGCTCTCGGAGCTTCGCGGCGGAGGCCTGAAGGGCAAGCTGCGGATCGGGATGCCGGACGATCACAGCCGGTCTGAACTTGCGAATATTGTTTCAACCTTCGCGGCTCTGCATCCCGAGGTCGAGATGGAAGTTCACTGTGCCCTCGGAGCCGGGTTCGGGGCCGCCCTGAAATCTGGTGCGCTCGATCTCGCTGTTCACGAGGTGCCGGACCCGGATGATAGCGATGAAATTCTCCGCGAGGATCATCTGATCTGGATGTGCAGTCGCAAGCACGATGCTTCGGCTTCCGAAGTCCTTCCGGTCGCCGTATTCGACCGCGATTGCTGGTGGCGCGATCTTGCCCTGTCCGGCCTGGAGGAAGTCGGGCGGCGGTATCACGTCATCTTCACAAGCGAGAGCGCAGTGGGCGTCCGGGCCGCTGTTCAGGCCGGAATCGCTGCGGGCTTGCTTAGTGCTTCTGAAGATGTGGAGGGATTAAGGCCCTTACCTGAAATATCGACCCGCTACCCGACATATCTTGTCTTGCAAAAGGCGCGGGGCGCCAAAGGCCCTATTTGTGAAGCGATGTGCGAGGCGATCCGAAAAGCGTTCGCCATTTGA